One Vitis vinifera cultivar Pinot Noir 40024 chromosome 8, ASM3070453v1 genomic window carries:
- the LOC100255086 gene encoding phosphatidate phosphatase PAH1 isoform X3 has product MNVVGIVGSLISQGVYSVATPFHPFGGAVDVIVVQQQDGTFRTTPWYVRFGKFQGVLKGAEKMVRISVNGVEAKFHMYLDNSGEAYFIREVSSEGKGTNGIIKESDGLEVIDDSSKDNGDNVTVNTCKLESSVSDPGVVQIRDECASSGGWLERVESDNDRRFYEFQDDQSSHEGSVELSEYGSNQYESFDHVGHFGESRALDSEVVLVSVDGHILTAPISSSEGNTENLQLITPQFHLGPGEGTDFCEGNEEFSAGEGPWAAGYLNELDSASANVDSQNVCSVNNDNSAFGHQLEVCEGEKEKASLADRTQDVATQGRGPSMQSNLEDKNISIERKDVFRSCLELTELATQVVNGDIRHLNSSLKVQEGMENSQEKSPQGLRAVDDTEHGHVVQFSNDDELSSCNPESPWNTTSPDLCVEVEPNEKNELSMEHIELDNMSVPSVRNDPEWKDEQFGMLAVEGTNGSPQRPAPEDACSKSETVETQATISCEGIQTDSSIRFEISLCGKELRAGMGLVAAAEAFEAQRISEEEFKTSAPSIIKNENLIIRFREKYLTWDKAAHIVLGMAAFGLDLPVEPKDAIPVEQDETPKARGGDSKIAATSSGRRWRLWPIPFRRVKTLQHTDSNSSSEDVFVDSESGSQSTHVEPIPPSPGGSETPKKQLGRTNIPTTEQIASLNLKEGQNMVTFSFSTRVLGTQQVDAHIYLWKWNARIVISDVDGTITKSDVLGQFMPLVGKDWTQSGVARLFSAIKENGYQLLFLSARAIVQAYLTRSFLLNLKQDGKALPNGPIVISPDGLFPSLYREGY; this is encoded by the exons ATGAATGTGGTTGGTATAGTCGGGAGCTTAATTTCACAAGGTGTTTACTCTGTTGCCACTCCCTTCCATCCCTTTGGTGGGGCCGTTGATGTAATTGTTGTTCAGCAGCAAGATGGGACCTTCCGAACCACACCTTGGTATGTTAGGTTTGGTAAATTTCAGGGTGTTCTCAAAGGTGCAGAAAAGATGGTTCGCATCAGCGTCAATGGTGTGGAAGCCAAGTTCCATATGTATCTTGATAATTCTGGAGAAGCTTATTTTATCAGGGAAGTTTCTAGTGAAGGTAAGGGAACAAATGGGATTATAAAGGAGTCAGATGGTTTAGAAGTTATTGATGATAGTAGCAAAGACAATGGTGACAATGTTACTGTTAATACTTGTAAACTTGAGAGTAGTGTTTCTGATCCTGGTGTGGTTCAAATTAGAGATGAATGTGCTTCCTCTGGTGGCTGGCTTGAGAGAGTGGAATCTGATAATGACCGTAGGTTTTATGAATTCCAAGATGACCAATCCTCTCATGAGGGCTCAGTTGAGTTGTCTGAATATGGATCTAATCAATACGAGAGTTTTGATCATGTAGGTCATTTTGGGGAATCACGGGCTTTGGATTCAGAAGTGGTGTTGGTGAGCGTGGATGGTCATATACTGACGGCACCCATCTCCTCATCAGAAGGGAATACTGAAAATCTGCAATTAATCACACCTCAGTTTCATTTGGGCCCTGGTGAAGGGACTGACTTTTGTGAAGGTAATGAGGAGTTTAGTGCAGGTGAAGGTCCATGGGCTGCTGGTTATCTCAATGAGCTGGACTCAGCTTCAGCTAATGTTGATTCTCAAAATGTTTGCAGTGTGAATAATGATAACAGTGCTTTCGGTCATCAGTTAGAAGTTTGTGAAGGAGAGAAGGAAAAGGCCTCTCTAGCTGACAGAACCCAGGATGTTGCAACCCAGGGAAGAGGTCCTTCCATGCAGAGTAATTTAGAAGATAAAAATATCAGTATAGAAAGGAAAGATGTTTTTAGGAGCTGTTTGGAACTAACAGAATTGGCGACGCAGGTTGTGAATGGTGATATCAGACATCTTAATTCTTCATTGAAGGTCCAAGAAGGCATGGAAAATTCACAAGAGAAATCACCTCAAGGCCTTCGAGCAGTTGATGACACTGAACATGGTCATGTTGTTCAATTCAGTAATGACGATGAGTTATCTTCCTGTAATCCTGAATCTCCTTGGAACACTACATCTCCAGATCTATGTGTTGAAGTTGAACCCAATGAGAAAAATGAGTTGAGCATGGAACATATTGAATTGGACAACATGTCTGTTCCTTCTGTGCGTAATGATCCAGAATGGAAGGATGAACAGTTTGGTATGCTGGCAGTGGAAGGGACAAATGGTAGCCCACAAAGACCTGCACCAGAAGACGCATGTAGTAAAAGTGAGACCGTGGAAACTCAGGCAACAATATCTTGTGAAGGGATACAAACAGATTCAAGCATAA GGTTTGAGATCTCTCTTTGTGGGAAGGAACTTCGTGCTGGTATGGGTTTGGTTGCTGCTGCTGAAGCCTTTGAAGCACAGCGCATCTCTGAGGAGGAATTTAAAACTTCTGCACCATCAATTATTAAGAATGAAAACCTAATTATTAGATTTAGAGAGAAGTACTTGACATGGGATAAAGCTGCTCACATCGTTCTTGGAATGGCTGCATTCGGTTTAGATTTACCTGTTGAGCCCAAAGATGCAATTCCTGTGGAACAGGATGAGACACCAAAGGCCAGGGGTGGTGATTCTAAAATTGCAGCCACTTCTTCTGGGCGTAGATGGAGGCTCTGGCCTATTCCTTTTAGAAGGGTTAAAACCCTTCAGCACACTGACAGTAACTCATCAAGTGAAGATGTATTTGTTGATTCTGAATCTGGCTCACAAAGCACACATGTAGAACCAATCCCACCATCCCCTGGTGGTAGTGAGACTCCGAAGAAGCAACTTGGAAGGACAAATATCCCCACCACTGAGCAGATTGCATCTTTGAACCTAAAAGAAGGTCAAAATATGGTAACCTTCAGTTTCTCTACCAGGGTTCTTGGAACACAACAG GTTGATGCTCATATTTACTTATGGAAGTGGAATGCAAGAATTGTAATTTCAGATGTTGACGGGACAATAACCAA GTCTGATGTTCTAGGTCAGTTCATGCCTTTAGTCGGAAAAGATTGGACTCAATCTGGGGTTGCTCGACTTTTCTCGGCCATTAAG